A genome region from Drosophila simulans strain w501 chromosome 2R, Prin_Dsim_3.1, whole genome shotgun sequence includes the following:
- the LOC6733574 gene encoding long-chain-fatty-acid--CoA ligase 3 isoform X5 — protein MTAVLMELQKKMDSFWVQSAIGAIKAIAFVYDIITLPVYLVLQKPWKRRQDSRRVKAKIVRNDDNELTYRTTDPPRDVHVKMLQENIDTLEKVFNYVAKTYTSKRCLGTRQILSEEDEVQQNGRVFKKYNLGDYKWKTFTEAERTAANFGRGLRELGQKPRENIVIFAETRAEWMIAAHGCFKQAMPIVTVYATLGDDGVAHCITETEVTTVITSHDLLPKFKTLLDKCPLVKTIIYIEDQLQKTETTGFKEGVKILPFNQVVKTGQDSKFEHVPPKGDDIAIIMYTSGSTGTPKGVLLSHKNCIATMKGFVDMVPIYPDDVLIGFLPLAHVFELVAESVCLMTGVPIGYSTPLTLIDTSSKIKRGCKGDATVLKPTCMTSVPLILDRISKGINDKVNSGSAFKKSLFKFLYQYKVKWVQRGYKTPLIDKLVFKKVAKLMGGKVRIIMSGGAPLSADTHEQIKTCLCLELIQGYGLTETTSGATVMDYRDMTYGRTGGPLTVCDIRLVNWEEGNYRVTNKPYPQGEVLIGGECVSQGYYKLPGKTNEDFFEEDGQRWFKTGDIGEIQADGVLKIIDRKKDLVKLQAGEYVSLGKVESELKTCGIIENICVYGDPTKQYTVALVVPNQNHLEELAQKHGLGEKTFEELCSSPIIEKAILKEIAEHARKCKLQKYEVPAAITLCKEVWSPDMGLVTAAFKLKRKDIQDRYQHDINRMYAS, from the exons GCAAAGATCGTGCGGAACGATGACAATGAGCTGACCTACCGGACCACGGATCCACCACGGGATGTCCACGTGAAGATGCTGCAAGAGAATATCGACACCCTGGAAAAGGTATTCAACTATGTGGCCAAAACGTACACGTCGAAGCGTTGTCTGGGCACCCGGCAGATCCTTAGCGAGGAGGATGAAGTGCAGCAGAACGGTCGAGTCTTCAAGAAGTACAACCTCGGTGACTACAAGTGGAAGACGTTCACCGAGGCGGAGCGCACGGCGGCTAATTTCGGGCGCGGTCTGCGAGAACTCGGCCAGAAACCACGCGAGAACATTGTCATCTTTGCCGAAACGCGAGCCGAGTGGATGATAGCTGCCCACGGATGCTTCAAGCAGGCTATGCCCATTGTCACCGTCTATGCTACGCTGGGCGATGATGGAGTTGCTCATT GCATCACCGAAACGGAAGTCACCACGGTTATCACCTCCCATGATCTGCTGCCCAAGTTTAAGACGCTGCTGGACAAGTGCCCATTGGTGAAGACCATTATCTATATTGAGGATCAGCTGCAAAAGACGGAAACCACTGGCTTCAAGGAGGGCGTCAAGATCTTGCCGTTTAACCAAGTTGTCAAGACAGGACAAGACAGTAAATTTG AGCACGTTCCACCCAAGGGCGATGACATTGCCATTATCATGTACACTTCCGGCTCCACTGGCACACCTAAGGGTGTCCTCCTCTCTCACAAGAACTGCATTGCGACAATGAAGGGCTTTGTTGATATGGTGCCTATCTATCCGGATGATGTACTGATCGGATTCCTGCCCCTGGCTCACGTTTTTGAATTGGTTGCGGAAAGTGTGTGTCTCATGACCGGCGTTCCAATCGGCTACTCGACCCCCCTGACTCTGATCGACACTAGCAGCAAGATCAAACGCGGGTGCAAGGGCGATGCCACCGTCCTGAAGCCCACCTGCATGACTTCGGTGCCGCTGATATTGGATCGCATTTCCAAGGGCATTAACGACAAGGTTAACTCTGGCTCGGCGTTCAAGAAATCACTCTTCAAATTCCTTTACCAGTACAAAGTCAAGTGGGTGCAGAGGGGGTACAAGACGCCGCTGATTGACAA ACTGGTGTTCAAGAAGGTGGCAAAGCTTATGGGTGGCAAAGTGCGCATTATCATGTCCGGCGGAGCCCCTCTGTCAGCAGATACACATGAGCAAATCAAGACCTGTTTGTGCTTGGAGCTGATTCAGGGCTATGGCCTTACGGAAACTACGTCTGGAGCCACTGTCATGGACT ACCGTGATATGACCTATGGACGCACTGGAGGACCATTAACTGTCTGCGACATCCGTCTAGTCAACTGGGAAGAAGGCAACTACCGCGTCACAAATAAACCTTATCCCCAGGGTGAGGTTCTCATTGGCGGCGAGTGTGTCTCCCAGGGATACTACAAGTTGCCCGGCAAGACCAACGAGGACTTCTTTGAGGAGGATGGGCAGAGATGGTTTAAAACCGGCGACATTGGCGAAATTCAAGCTGATGGCGTACTTAAGATTATTG ATCGTAAGAAGGATCTGGTTAAGCTGCAGGCCGGCGAGTATGTTTCCCTTGGCAAAGTTGAATCTGAGCTGAAGACTTGCGGAATCATTGAGAACATTTGCGTATACGGAGATCCGACAAAGCAGTACACAGTGGCGCTGGTCGTCCCCAACCAAAACCATTTGGAGGAGCTGGCACAGAAACATGGCCTGGGTGAGAAGACATTTGAGGAGCTGTGCTCATCACCGATCATAGAGAAGGCTATTCTCAAGGAAATTGCTGAGCATGCGCGGAAAT gtaaattgcaaaaatatgaGGTTCCCGCCGCCATCACACTGTGTAAGGAAGTCTGGTCACCGGACATGGGGCTGGTAACCGCCGCCTTCAAGCTGAAGCGCAAGGATATCCAGGACAGATATCAGCATGATATTAACCGCATGTACGCCTCATGA
- the LOC6733574 gene encoding long-chain-fatty-acid--CoA ligase 3 isoform X7, producing MDSFWVQSAIGAIKAIAFVYDIITLPVYLVLQKPWKRRQDSRRVKAKIVRNDDNELTYRTTDPPRDVHVKMLQENIDTLEKVFNYVAKTYTSKRCLGTRQILSEEDEVQQNGRVFKKYNLGDYKWKTFTEAERTAANFGRGLRELGQKPRENIVIFAETRAEWMIAAHGCFKQAMPIVTVYATLGDDGVAHCITETEVTTVITSHDLLPKFKTLLDKCPLVKTIIYIEDQLQKTETTGFKEGVKILPFNQVVKTGQDSKFEHVPPKGDDIAIIMYTSGSTGTPKGVLLSHKNCIATMKGFVDMVPIYPDDVLIGFLPLAHVFELVAESVCLMTGVPIGYSTPLTLIDTSSKIKRGCKGDATVLKPTCMTSVPLILDRISKGINDKVNSGSAFKKSLFKFLYQYKVKWVQRGYKTPLIDKLVFKKVAKLMGGKVRIIMSGGAPLSADTHEQIKTCLCLELIQGYGLTETTSGATVMDYRDMTYGRTGGPLTVCDIRLVNWEEGNYRVTNKPYPQGEVLIGGECVSQGYYKLPGKTNEDFFEEDGQRWFKTGDIGEIQADGVLKIIDRKKDLVKLQAGEYVSLGKVESELKTCGIIENICVYGDPTKQYTVALVVPNQNHLEELAQKHGLGEKTFEELCSSPIIEKAILKEIAEHARKCKLQKYEVPAAITLCKEVWSPDMGLVTAAFKLKRKDIQDRYQHDINRMYAS from the exons GCAAAGATCGTGCGGAACGATGACAATGAGCTGACCTACCGGACCACGGATCCACCACGGGATGTCCACGTGAAGATGCTGCAAGAGAATATCGACACCCTGGAAAAGGTATTCAACTATGTGGCCAAAACGTACACGTCGAAGCGTTGTCTGGGCACCCGGCAGATCCTTAGCGAGGAGGATGAAGTGCAGCAGAACGGTCGAGTCTTCAAGAAGTACAACCTCGGTGACTACAAGTGGAAGACGTTCACCGAGGCGGAGCGCACGGCGGCTAATTTCGGGCGCGGTCTGCGAGAACTCGGCCAGAAACCACGCGAGAACATTGTCATCTTTGCCGAAACGCGAGCCGAGTGGATGATAGCTGCCCACGGATGCTTCAAGCAGGCTATGCCCATTGTCACCGTCTATGCTACGCTGGGCGATGATGGAGTTGCTCATT GCATCACCGAAACGGAAGTCACCACGGTTATCACCTCCCATGATCTGCTGCCCAAGTTTAAGACGCTGCTGGACAAGTGCCCATTGGTGAAGACCATTATCTATATTGAGGATCAGCTGCAAAAGACGGAAACCACTGGCTTCAAGGAGGGCGTCAAGATCTTGCCGTTTAACCAAGTTGTCAAGACAGGACAAGACAGTAAATTTG AGCACGTTCCACCCAAGGGCGATGACATTGCCATTATCATGTACACTTCCGGCTCCACTGGCACACCTAAGGGTGTCCTCCTCTCTCACAAGAACTGCATTGCGACAATGAAGGGCTTTGTTGATATGGTGCCTATCTATCCGGATGATGTACTGATCGGATTCCTGCCCCTGGCTCACGTTTTTGAATTGGTTGCGGAAAGTGTGTGTCTCATGACCGGCGTTCCAATCGGCTACTCGACCCCCCTGACTCTGATCGACACTAGCAGCAAGATCAAACGCGGGTGCAAGGGCGATGCCACCGTCCTGAAGCCCACCTGCATGACTTCGGTGCCGCTGATATTGGATCGCATTTCCAAGGGCATTAACGACAAGGTTAACTCTGGCTCGGCGTTCAAGAAATCACTCTTCAAATTCCTTTACCAGTACAAAGTCAAGTGGGTGCAGAGGGGGTACAAGACGCCGCTGATTGACAA ACTGGTGTTCAAGAAGGTGGCAAAGCTTATGGGTGGCAAAGTGCGCATTATCATGTCCGGCGGAGCCCCTCTGTCAGCAGATACACATGAGCAAATCAAGACCTGTTTGTGCTTGGAGCTGATTCAGGGCTATGGCCTTACGGAAACTACGTCTGGAGCCACTGTCATGGACT ACCGTGATATGACCTATGGACGCACTGGAGGACCATTAACTGTCTGCGACATCCGTCTAGTCAACTGGGAAGAAGGCAACTACCGCGTCACAAATAAACCTTATCCCCAGGGTGAGGTTCTCATTGGCGGCGAGTGTGTCTCCCAGGGATACTACAAGTTGCCCGGCAAGACCAACGAGGACTTCTTTGAGGAGGATGGGCAGAGATGGTTTAAAACCGGCGACATTGGCGAAATTCAAGCTGATGGCGTACTTAAGATTATTG ATCGTAAGAAGGATCTGGTTAAGCTGCAGGCCGGCGAGTATGTTTCCCTTGGCAAAGTTGAATCTGAGCTGAAGACTTGCGGAATCATTGAGAACATTTGCGTATACGGAGATCCGACAAAGCAGTACACAGTGGCGCTGGTCGTCCCCAACCAAAACCATTTGGAGGAGCTGGCACAGAAACATGGCCTGGGTGAGAAGACATTTGAGGAGCTGTGCTCATCACCGATCATAGAGAAGGCTATTCTCAAGGAAATTGCTGAGCATGCGCGGAAAT gtaaattgcaaaaatatgaGGTTCCCGCCGCCATCACACTGTGTAAGGAAGTCTGGTCACCGGACATGGGGCTGGTAACCGCCGCCTTCAAGCTGAAGCGCAAGGATATCCAGGACAGATATCAGCATGATATTAACCGCATGTACGCCTCATGA